A window of the Zeugodacus cucurbitae isolate PBARC_wt_2022May chromosome 2, idZeuCucr1.2, whole genome shotgun sequence genome harbors these coding sequences:
- the LOC105216697 gene encoding tetratricopeptide repeat protein 1 encodes MSGFTDASDDEFHDALTEVPGEKETSTTSEIVANETTNSSHLKTNEEFIEEITRQQDDLRLPDGVEENDDAEKKSDKDKADDISKMFSDDINIEELREREKTMNPEELQQNKEESDRMKLEANELFKSGNALKAVEIYTNALHICPTTYTKERAILYGNRAAAKINLDSKKSALGDCTKAIELWPDYVRALMRRAKLCENEDRLEDALADYQRVCELEPGQREAREAVSRLPEQITERNERLKTEMLSKLKDLGNMFLKPFGLSTQNFQMQQDPNTGSYSVNFQQNPR; translated from the exons ATGTCTGGATTTACTGACGCAAGTGACGATGAATTTCACGACGCACTTACTGAAGTGCCTGGCGAAAAAGAAACGAGTACAACCTCAGAAATCGTAGCGAATGAAACCACCAATTCGTCACACCTTAAAACTAATGAAGAATTCATTGAAGAAATAACACGCCAGCAGGATGATCTCAGACTTCCTGATGGTGTTGAGGAAAATGATGATGCTGAAAAAAAATCAGACAAAGATAAAGCTGATGACATTTCAAAAATGTTCTCTGATGATATAAATATTGAAGAGTTGCGTGAACGGGAAAAGACCATGAATCCAGAAGAATTGCAGCAAAACAAAGAGGAATCAGATAGAATGAAATTAGAAGCAAATGAGCTGTTCAAGTCAGGTAATGCACTAAAAGCTGTTGAAATTTACACAAATGCTTTGCACATTTGCCCCACAACTTATACCAAAGAGCGTGCTATATTGTATGGTAACCGAGCTGCTGCTAAAATTAATTTGGACTCGAAGAAATCGGCTTTAGGCGATTGTACAAAGGCTATTGAGTTATGGCCAGATTACGTACGTGCACTCATGAG acgTGCAAAATTGTGCGAAAATGAAGATCGATTGGAAGACGCATTGGCAGATTATCAACGTGTGTGTGAATTAGAGCCAGGCCAAAGAGAAGCGCGGGAAGCTGTCTCACGTCTACCAGAACAAATCACTGAACGTAATGAGCGTTTAAAAACAGAGATGCTCTCTAAACTAAAAGATCTTGGTAATATGTTCCTTAAACCATTCGGATTATCCACGCAGAATTTCCAGATGCAGCAAGATCCTAATACAGGCTCTTATTCcgtaaattttcaacaaaatcctAGATAG
- the LOC105216698 gene encoding methionine synthase reductase encodes MSSLFIPSKRVWLCPLKYISKMVCPTKSTASGFDVLNIKDYILEKYVPLKLSEPIYSVNFVDCLNENKFPNEHSQLQCTELVWPFSRTGASPIQVPISAAQIMAEADDEIKGKRILEITLNMESVGDYFKPGDTIGILPINNINDVQLLLKQMELENNIDDTFQLLISPKCIKKTAKLPTHIPNRCTPYQLLRDCLSIHAIPKKQFLNVLANCCEDNDERAFLSSLSSKEGSNYYNELILERGLKLLDLLELCPSCKPTLEVLIEHLPRLLPRPYSIANNPVANDLKIIFSRLTEKPGVTTDMLNNLTIRFLNSANPLELPTITLYARQPNQFRFTAEEATERNHILIGVGTALAPFLGFLELKQQLLENAPFKTLGDTWLFAGAINETHLPHRDRILACKETGVLQRYFESFSRVSSASFHYIQEQLVAYASEFVEFLHQENTMLYICADGGSISKSIEKAIVECLTQVKHITPEEATQELKLYKQNGKYREDLWL; translated from the exons ATGTCATCCTTATTTATACCATCAAAAAGGGTTTGG CTGTgtcctttaaaatatatttccaagaTGGTGTGTCCCACTAAATCTACTGCTTCCGGTTTTGATGTACTTAATATCAAGGACTACATATTGGAGAAATATGTACCTCTAAAACTGTCGGAACCCATTTACTCGGTTAATTTTGTGGATTGCTTGAATGAAAACAAG ttCCCCAATGAGCACTCACAACTTCAATGTACTGAACTTGTTTGGCCGTTTAGCAGAACAGGAGCTTCGCCAATACAAGTACCTATTAGTGCGGCACAAATCATGGCCGAAGCAGATGATGAAATCAAAGGAAAACGGATATTGGAAATAACGCTCAATATG GAATCAGTTGGAGATTATTTTAAACCTGGCGACACAATTGGTATACTACCGATAAACAACATTAATGATGTGCAATTACTGCTAAAACAAATGGAACTGGAAAACAATATTGATGATACATTCCAATTGTTGATTTCTCCAAAGTGCATCAAAAAAACTGCAAAGTTACCGACACACATTCCAAATCGTTGCACACCATATCAATTGTTGCGTGATTGTTTAAGCATACATGCCATACCAAAGAAACAATTTCTTAATGTTTTAGCCAATTGTTGTGAGGATAATGATGAACGAGCATTTCTAAGCAGTTTATCGTCAAAAGAAGGCAGTAATTATTACAACGAACTTATTTTAGAACGTGGCCTTAAACTTCTCGATCTGCTAGAATTATGTCCATCGTGTAAACCTACATTAGAAGTACTTATTGAACATCTTCCACGTTTACTGCCGCGTCCTTACTCAATAGCAAATAACCCTGTAGctaatgatttaaaaattatattctcaAGACTCACAGAAAAACCTGGTGTAACAACTGATATGTTGAACAACTTGACGATACGTTTCCTCAACTCTGCTAATCCTTTAGAGTTGCCAACAATTACATTGTATGCACGACAACCAAATCAATTTCGTTTTACCGCAGAAGAAGCAACCGAAAGAAATCACATTCTAATCGGTGTGGGCACAGCTTTAGCACCGTTTTTAGGATTTCTAGAACTCAAGCAACAATTACTTGAGAATGCACCGTTTAAAACATTAGGTGACACTTGGTTATTTGCTGGTGCCATCAATGAAACACATCTACCACATAGAGATCGAATATTAGCATGTAAAGAGACTGGTGTACTGCAACGCTACTTTGAAAGTTTTTCTCGTGTGTCCAGTGCCTCATTTCACTATATACAGGAACAATTAGTGGCGTATGCCAgcgaatttgttgaatttttacaTCAAGAAAACACGATGCTGTACATTTGCGCTGATGGTGGATCGATATCAAAATCAATAGAAAAGGCAATTGTAGAATGTTTAACACAAGTTAAACATATAACGCCTGAAGAAGCTACACAAGAGTTGAAATTAtacaaacaaaatggcaaatatcGTGAAGATTTGTggttataa